A single region of the Lepeophtheirus salmonis chromosome 12, UVic_Lsal_1.4, whole genome shotgun sequence genome encodes:
- the LOC121127105 gene encoding uncharacterized protein, with amino-acid sequence MSFSNLNLEDIHMLIAANAASAAAQLQQKQSLHTSRSSISGWTPTSAKNSLSNGVSGMSSGGALDPQSQSKYHQLLSVIEEMSKDIRPTYAGSKSSAERLKRGIIFARILVRECLVETERSART; translated from the exons atgagtTTTTCCAACTTAAATCTAGAAGATATACATATGTTAATTGCAGCTAATGCTGCAAGTGCAGCAGCACAGCTTCAGCAAAAGCAAAGTTTACATACCAGCCGAAGTTCTATATCTGGATGGACTCCTACTTCAGCCAAAAATAGTTTGTCCAATGGG GTTAGTGGTATGAGCTCTGGAGGTGCTTTGGATCCTCAGAGCCAGTCCAAATACCATCAACTACTTTCAGTAATTGAAGAAATGAGCAAAGACATACGGCCGACCTACGCAGGCTCCAAGTCATCGGCTGAGAGATTGAAGCGAGGCATTATCTTTGCTCGTATTCTAGTCCGGGAGTGCCTCGTTGAAACGGAACGTTCTGCTCGGACTTAA